The segment GTGAACTCACATCCTGTTACACGACCCAAAACTCTGATGTCGCTTGGACAAGGGTGATGGCACAGATTTTTTCGCGCTCGGCCGACATGTGGTTCCGGCTCGCCCTGTTCGGCGTCGGCGGCGGTGCCCTGCTGATCTTCGTGGTCGGCCTGGTGCTGGCGCGTTCGGACTATTCGACCGGCCAGAACTGGAGGATCGAGCAACCCGTGCCGTTTTCCCACCGCCACCATGCCGGCGAGCTGGGCATCGATTGCCGCTATTGCCACAGCAGTGTCGAGCAGGCCGCGGCGGCGAGCTTTCCGCCGACGCACACCTGCATGTCCTGTCACTCGCAGGTCTGGACCGGCGCGCCGATGCTCGAGCCGGTGCGCCGCAGCCTTACGGAGAACGAGCCCTTGCGCTGGAACTGGGTCAACAAGCTGCCCGACTACGTCTATTTCCACCACGGTGTGCACGTGCAGGCCGGGGTCGGCTGCGCCGAGTGTCACGGCCGGGTCGACCGCATGCCGCTGATGCGCCGGGAAAACAGCTTCCAGATGCAATGGTGCCTGGAATGCCACCGCGACCCGGCGCCGCGCCTGCGCCCGCGGCGCTTCGTCACCGACATGGACTGGCAGCCGGAGGGCGACCGCCGGGCCCTCGGTGAACGCCTG is part of the Stutzerimonas balearica DSM 6083 genome and harbors:
- a CDS encoding cytochrome c3 family protein — protein: MAQIFSRSADMWFRLALFGVGGGALLIFVVGLVLARSDYSTGQNWRIEQPVPFSHRHHAGELGIDCRYCHSSVEQAAAASFPPTHTCMSCHSQVWTGAPMLEPVRRSLTENEPLRWNWVNKLPDYVYFHHGVHVQAGVGCAECHGRVDRMPLMRRENSFQMQWCLECHRDPAPRLRPRRFVTDMDWQPEGDRRALGERLMQKHGIAGTSLTHCYTCHR